Genomic DNA from Acidimicrobiales bacterium:
AGTCAGGGAGCCGTCGTGTCGGAGGCGTCGGTCGAGCCACCCGAGCTGGTGGGCTCTTCGCCGAAAGGAGCACCGACGCTGTCGTCGATCGTGACGAGATCGGCATACCTCGGGGGCGGCGGGGCCACTGACGGCTGCTTCGGGATGATGGCCCACGCCGCCAGGTAGGCGACGGGAACCACGGGGAAGCCGCCGAGAAGTGTGACGGCGACGAGTCCGAGGCGAATCATGGTCGGGTCGAGATCGAAGTGCTCGCCGAGGCCGGCGGCCACGCCACCGAACTTGCCCTCGGTGCGCTCGAGACGGCGAACGGGTGCTGGTGCGGCGGAGGTCGAGGTGGTGGTGTCGTTGGCGGAGGTCTTTGTTGTTTCCATGCCTCCATCGTGAAGCCAGTTGCCGGGCGGCGATATCGGGCGAGTCCCGGATCACACCCTGACCCGACCCTGAGTGGGGCTCAGGGTCCGCCTCCAACGATCGTCCGGGGCGACGGTGATCGGCGAGCTGTCAGGGCGCCGTGGCGCCTGCCGTCACGCCGCGAACGAGCGAGCTCGTGTCGGCCCAGGGGTAGCCGCTCATCGTGACCAGCGCCTGGGCCACGCCGTTGAGTCCGCAGATCAACACTTCGGATCGCACGCGGAGCAGGTCCGGATCGGCGTCGACACCCAGCACCTCGGCGACGGCGCGGGCGAAGAGGTCGAAGCGGCTGATCACGGAGGCGTCGCCCATGAAGAGGCTGACGTCATCCTGCGTGATGCCGCTGGACATGAAGACCAGGAAGTAGTGATCACGATGCTCGAGCCAGAAATCGACGTACCCCTCAGCGAGTGCGTCGAGTCTCGCGACCGGATCGGTCTCGACGGCCACGACGGCGTCGAGCGCATCGAAGAGCTCGACGAACACGTCGGCCCAGATCAGCTGCAGGATCTCGAACTTGTTCTCGAAATACTTGTAGAGCGTCATCGGGGTACAGCCGGCAGAGCCGGCAAGTCGCCGCATCGAGACACCGGCGTACCCATCGGAGCGAAAGAGCTCGAGGGCGCAGCCGGCAATATGGGCTCGCATGTCGGCAATTTGCTCGGGCGTGCGCGGGGGCCGGCCGCGGCTGGGCCGCTCTCCGCCTGTTGGCACCACGTTGTCGGGTTGCATTCAGTCGAACCTCTTGCCTTTATTGTTTAGAACGCGTTATAACTTAACAATGCAGATGATATCGAGGGCCACGCTAGACACCGACGGACTCAGCGCTCATGAACACGTGCGATATGCCGTGCTGTTCGTGGTCGCTGCGGTGTGGAACTTCGCCGGTGCCCTTCCCGGCTTCATCGACAGCGCCGGAATGTTCAGCCGTGAGTTCGGGCGAGAACTCATCGACCCGGTGATGGTGATCGTCTACCGAGGGGCGTGGGGTACCGCCTTGCTCTATGGCGTCGGCTTCCTGCTGGTCGCCCGCCATCCCACACGTCACGCCGGCATCGTGCTCATGGGCGGGCTCGGCAAACTGTTCTTCGCTCTCCACCTCCTCTACATGTACGCCAAGGGATGGACGTCGGACTTCGCCCTGGTCGTCATCGTCGGCGATGCCGTCTTCGTTGCCCTCTTCGCCGTCTACTTCTTCCATTTGCGACGGCGCGGCTACAGACTCCTGTGATGCGGAAACTGTTGACGGCAGCCATCTCCCTGGCCTTTCTCGGCGCGTGCTCGACGTCCGAGGACACGACCGTCGACGATCCCCAAGGCAGCGCACCGGTCGCCGACCGACAGACCCCGCTGAGCGTGTCGAGCACGTGGCAGTGGCAGCTGCAGGGAGCACTCGATCGCTCGTACGAGGTCGACGTCTACGACATCGACCTCTTCGATTCGGGACAGTCGACGATCGAAGCCCTCCACGCCGATGACCGCATCGTCATCTGCTACTTCTCCGCCGGCTCCTTCGAGGACTGGCGCCAGGATGCCACCGACGTGGCCTCGGATGCGATGGGGCACCCACTCGATGGATTCCCCGACGAACGCTGGCTGGATGTCCGCCATTCGACGGTCCGCACCATGGTCGAGCGCCGGTTGGATGTCGCCGTCGAGATCGGATGCGATGGGGTCGAGCCCGACAACATGGACGGCTACACGAACTCGACCGGATTCGACCTCTCCGGCGACGACCAGCTCGACTTCAACCGCTTCGTCGCCGTCGCCGCGCATGATCGTGGACTCCTCGTTGGCCTCAAGAACGATCTCGACCAGATCCCCGAGCTCGCATCCGAGTACGACTTCGCCGTGAACGAGCAGTGCCACGAGTTCGACGAGTGCGAGGTCTATGAGCCGTTCACCGTCCAGGGCAAGCCGGTGTTCAACGCAGAGTACGACCAGCAGTACACCGAGCACCCCGACGAGATCTGCGAGCGGTCGCTGGAACTCGGGCTCCGCACGCTGATCTTGCCACTCGATCTGGACAACTCGTTTCGGATCAGTTGCGACGACTGACCGTTCCCCCTCCACCCGTCCTCCTCTGCCGTCGATCGGGTACGAGAGGTGCGGGGTGACCGAGCAGCTTCTGACGCGTAGTTTGGCTCGGTGCCCACCCCTGCGATCCGCATCGCCCTTGCTCGGATGCGAGCCGATCGGGCGCTCCTGAGCATCGTCGGGGCACTGAGCCTGGTCGCAACGACGCTCCTCACGCTCGGGCCGATGGCATCGTCGGCGATCACCGACGCCGCCGTGCAACGGCGACTCGTCGACGCGCCGCCGTCTCAGGGTGGCGTCGAAATCACGGGCCAAACCAGCGCCGGCGGCATCGGACAGGTCGTCGAGCAGATCCATGCCGCCACCACCATCGCTCTCGATGTCACCTGGCTCGCCCGCTCAGGAGCGGCGACCTACCCCAACCATCTCACAACGGCCGACGAGACCGGCGTGGTCACCTCGCTGGTCTCGATGGCCGAACCGCTCGACCTCCTCGAGTTCGTCGAAGGACGCCCTCCCGGCGCCGGCGAAGCGGCATTGCATCAGGATGCGGCCGCAGAACTGGGGTTGCGAGTCGGTGACCTCGTCGTGACCTCGCTCACACCGGATGGCCTTCGACTCGCGGGCGTCTTCGTGGCAGCGGATCGCAGCGACGTCCATTGGTGGGACTCACCGCAGGTGCGCGATGGCGTTGTCGACGGCGAGTCATTCACCACCGTCGGTCCGGTCGTGGTCGACTCGGCGACCTTGGCAGCGTTCTCCGACCAGCGTGATCTCGCCGTCAGCTGGCGAGTCTTGCCCGTGGCGGAGTCGATCGGGCGGGCGGACCTCGGCCGTTTGCGCCAGCTGCCCGGTGTCATCGAGGCGTCGATCGCGACCCATGACTCGGTCACGAACCGGCGCGTGACGAGCGACCTCGTCGGACTGCTGGATGGCATCGATCGGTCCTTGTCCGCAGCGAGCGTGGTGATCCTGGCGTTGTTGGCCATGTCGACGGCCCTCTCGATCCCGGCGCTCACGATTGCCGGCGGCTTGCTGGTCGATGCCCGCCGAGTGGAGACGGCACTGGTCACCAGCCGGGGGGCGTCGGGCCGCCAGGTGATTGGGACGGCGCTGGCGGAAGCCGCGCTTGCTCTCCTCCTGGTGGCTTCGCTGGCCATGCCGCTCGGCATCGCAACCCTGCAGGTGTTGGATTGTTCGGGGATCTCCTCCGATCTGGATCTGCGGCCGTCGATCGACGCGTGGGCCGTGCTGGCTCTCGCCATCGGGACCATCGCAAGCGCGCTGATCATCGTCAGGCCACTCTTCGGTCGCACCGACTACACCAGCGCTCGGGCAGCCATCAGCCGAGACAACGCCATGCCGTTCCTCCGCCGGACGAGACTGGATCTCCCCCTGATCGTCCTGGCCGTCCTCGGCCTCTGGAGACTTCGTCACGCGTCCGAGGCGCGTGCAACGTCCTCGATCGATCCGTCCATCGTCCTCGCCCCGGCCTTGGCACTGAGCGGCGGGGCACTCCTGGCCCAGCGGGTCGTCCGACTCGTCAGCATCGCTGCACTCGCCGTCACGAGGAGGACCTCGCAGCTTCCGGCCGTCATGGTCGCACGAAGCATCGCTCGGCAACCGACCTACGTCGCACGATCGACGCTGCTGATCGTGCTCGCCGTGGCCATCGGAGCCTTCGCCCTGGTCTATCGCTCCACCTGGGTGACATCGCAGGTCGATCAGGCCAACGCCGAGGTCGGTGTCGATGTGCTCGCCGAGATCGACCAACGAAGCGGTCGCGTGCCGGATCGATTGCTCGTCCCCTTGGTGGAACAGGTCGCAGACGTCGAGGCGGTACGGCCCGCCGTCCTCGCCACGGCCCGCCTGGGCGGGATCGACGCCGACCTGCTGCTGACCGACATGGCCTCCCTGCCCGATCTTCTGCGCAGCGGCGATGGAGGTGCACTCGGCGGATTGACATCTGGCGTTCCCCGAGGGCTGCTTCTCGAAGGCGAGACGCTGGGTGTGCATCTCGCATCCGAAACGCTCGCAGCGGTCGATGACTCCCCGATCGAGATCGGTGTCACCGTGGCCGACGTCGACGGCTTGGTCTACGCGCTTCCTGATATCCCAGTGCCGAGCAACTTTCACGGTCAGGTCGACCTTCCCCTCCACGAGTCGTTCGACGGATCTCAGGAGAAGGTCCCCTACAGCGGGCCGCTCCGGCTGCTCGGCGTGACCGTTGACGTCCCTGCGGGATTCGCCACACCCGATCCGCGTGACGATGACATCTCCTCGCTGGTCTCGGTCGAGATGACCGATTGGTCGCTCGATGGCGACCCGCTCGCCGTCGAGTTCGCCGGAGGCGACTTCGTGTTCGCACGTCGCCAGTTCGTCGAGGGTCCAACGGTCGAGAGCGACGACATCCCGAATGGTGCACGATTCGTCATCGCGGCCGGGCTGTCGCGAGGCCAGGGCGCACGAACGAGATTGTCGTTGCCGCTCCACGCGGAAGATCGCGTGCCGCCGCTCCCGATCGTCGTCACCACCGAACTGCTCGACCAATCGGGCCTGGCGGTCGGCGACCGTGTCGACGTGCTGGTGGGATCGACGCACCTCCCGGCCGTCGTCATGTCGGCGACCGAGGCTATTCCGCTCCGTCCCCAAGCGTCGCTTGCGGCGATGGCCGATCTCGGGTCGGCGACCTCGCTGGCCTTCGACACCGGGGAGGCGGCACTGCTGCCGACGCACCTTCTGCTCGCCAGCCGAGCTGACAACGCAGACACCCTTGTCGATCAACTGGAGTCTGGCCGGCTCAACAGCCCCGACGCCATCAGCAGGTGGCAGCGGGCCGAGGAACTCCGACGCGACCCCGGCCAGGTCGGCATCATCGTTTCACTGGCGATTGCCCTGGTGGCTTCGATCGTCGCTGCGGGGATCGGCCTGGTCGCCAACGCGGTCAGCGACCGGCGACGCCGGCTCACCGACACTGCCGTCCTCCGAGCGCTGGGCACGACGCAACGAATGCTCCGCACCATGGTCGTGATGGAGGCCGTCGTCGTTCTGGGTGTCGCGGTCGCCCTCGGTCTCGCCATCGCGGTCCTTCTCGGGTGGATGCTGCTCCCTTCGCTCACCGTGAACGTCGAAGGGTCTGTCGCAATCCCCGCTCCCACGCTCGTGATCCCCATGGATCAACTTGCGATCCTGGTGGCCGTGACGGGGATTGCGGCAGTGGCTGCGCCGACGTTGGTGTTCCGGTCGTTGCGTCGGACCGACCTTTCGGCCCTGCTGCGTACTGGTGAGGGGCGTCGATGACCGGTTGGATCGGCGGTGTCCGCTTCGGCCGGCCGGGTGCGCCCGCAGTGGCGGCGTGGCTGTTGACGCTCATCAGTGTCGCGGTACTCTCTGCGGTTCCGCTGCGACTGGCCGAAGGAGCGATGTCGGTCATCGAGGACCGGCTCGACGCTGCCCCGATCGCCGAGACCCATCTCGAGGTGACCACGATCGTCGACCTGTCGAAGCGGTCGATCGAGGCCCCGTTCGCTCCCGACGCCGCTGCTCCCCCGTTCGACGTTCCGTCGATGTTCCAGCACCCGACGGTCACCTCGTCGTGGCTCGACCTCCCGCGCTTCGTCGCGCGCCAGCGCAATGGTGAGCCGCTGCCCTTCCGGCTCCGGCTCACCCTTCGGGTGGTCGATGGCTTCGACCAGGTCGCTCGAACGATCCGAGTGGCCGATGCAGTAGCTCCGAGTGACTCGTCGGCTGAGATCGTCGACATCGCCGTGACCGAGGCCACGGCTCACCTCATGCGGGTCGACCTGGGCGACGTACTCGAACTGACGACGGACCCAGATGATCCGGTGGCGCGTGCCTATCAAGGGTCGGTGCTCGCCACGAAGGTCCGTGTCGCTGCGCTGGTCGAGCTGTCGCCTCCCGAGGACCCGATCTGGTTCGGTGACGACAGCCTCCACGAAGCGCGACAGCGCGACACGAACGACGGCTTCGAGGTCGACGCCGCTGCCGCCGTCGCCCTCGATGACTTCTTCCTCACCCCGTCGCTTCGCCCAGTCGGCGGCAACGGGACGCTGCGCCAGCTGCGTTCGATGGATGCGCCGGCGCCGACCGTGTCCGGCGCCGACGAATGGTCCCTGGAACTCGCTCGTATGGCGAGCGCCACGCCGGCGACTCCTCCCATCGGCACGCCGTCGGGGTCGAGCCGTCTTGCGGCGCTGCTTGACGACGTTGCCCGTAGCCGAGGGCAGGCGAATCGAACGGTCTCGGCCACCCGCGCCCTTCTTGCCGTGCTCGCCGTCGTTGCCGTCGTTCGCCTGATCACGCATGCCGTCGACGACCAGCGCGCCGCACTGGCAGTGTGGCGAGCCCGCGGCGCATCGAGACGCCGCCTGACGGCGGGAGCAACGGCCGCTGGCATCGCCGCCTCGGTCGTTGCTGCGGCGCTCGGTGTGGTGGTTGCCGTCGTCGTCGTCGGCGGCGCAGCGACCTTCACGCGGTCGACGATCGTCTGGCCTCTCCTTGCCGGCGTCGGTGTCGGGTCGCTCGTCGGCATGGTCGTGCGAACTGTCACCTCGCGTCCGCTCGGACCGGAGCTGCGACGTGAAACGGTGGATGGCGGTGCGATCCAGCGAGGTGTCGACATCGTCGTGTCTGTGGTGGCGGTCGCCTCGATCATCGTCATCGTGCGCGCCGGCGAACGCACGGAGACATCCATCCGCGTCGCCACTATCGCCCTCTCGGCGCTTGTGCTGACCGGAGGAATCGTGGCCCGCCGGTCGGTCATCTTCGTGGCGCGACGACGACGCGGACGTTCGCTCTCGACCGATCTCGCGGTGCGTCAACTGGCCTCGGGCGGCAGTGCGGCTCCACTGCTTGCCGATGTCACGGTGGTGGGCATCGCGGCACTCGCGCTCTCGTCTGCGCTGCTCGCAGCCGACAGATCGGTCCTCGTCGATCGATCGTGGGCCGTTGCGGTCGCTCCGGTCCGGGCCGCCGCCCTTCCCGGAGGTGAGATCGATCTCGACTCGGTGCGCGCCCTCACCGGTGCCGCCATCGTTGCCGGTGAGGCGCAGCTCTCCGGCCCTCTTTCGGTGGACGGTGCAGATCCACTCCTCACAACGGTGCTCTCGGTCGACCTCGATGCGGCGGCGGTCCTCAGCGAGACCGATCCGGCGAAGCCGTTCGGCGACCAGGCGCTTGGCTCGCTCGACGATGCCGGCCGCATACCGGTGCTGGTCCCTCCGGAGGGGATCGGAACAGGACCGATCCCGGCCGGTGCGATGCTACGGGGTGTGGCGACGCTCGACGATTTGTCCATGGTCGTCGTCGGCTACCACCATGCCCGACAGGCGGACCGGCCCATGGTGGTTGCCGACCGTTCGCTGGTCGAGTCTGCACTGGGACGACCGCTTCGAGTCGAGGCGGTGTCCTTGCCCGCCACCGTCGATGTCACCGACCTTGCCGCGGTCGGCGGGATCGCCAGCGTGACCGAACGCTCGGCGATCGAGTCGGTCCTCACCAACGATGCATTGCGACGAAGCCTTGTCGGCGGCGTGCAACTCGTGATGACGGCGGCCTCCGCCATCACCGTGGCCGGTGTCGGCTTCACTGCACTCCTCGTCGTTCACGCGCGGCGACGCCAGTCAGCGCTCCTCGCAGCGCTCGGGGCTGACCGGCGTACCATCGACCGGACGGTGTTCGCCGAACTGCTCGTCAGCCTCGTTGCCGCCGTCGCAGTCGGACTCGCCACGAGCGGCGTTGTCCTACGACTCATCGGTCCCGCCATCGTTCCCGACGAGGTCGCGGGTGGTCGGCTGTCGCCGACCCCCTCCGCTGTCGCCGCTGCCGTTGCCCTGTTGGCGCTCGGTGGTGCCGTGGCATTCACCATCCGACGAATCGTCCCGAACCGGACCAGCCGCACACTCCGCTTGGAGGTCACATGAGGATCAGCCACCACGACGACCTTGGCGTGGCATCGGGAGCGACGGTCGAGTGCGAAGGACTCGTACGTCTCTACTCGAGCAGCGAAACGGAAGTGGTTGCGCTGCAGGGCCTCGACCTTCGAATCGACGCAGGCGAGATGGTGTCGATCGTCGGCGCATCAGGCTCCGGCAAGAGCACGCTCCTCAACATCCTCGCCGGTCTCGACCGTCCGACCGCTGGTCGCGTCACGGTCGACGGTCACGACCTCCTGGCCATGTCCGAGTCCGATCGCCTCGACTACCGCCGCCGAGTCGTCGGGTTCGTGTGGCAGCAGACCGCGAGGAACCTGCTGCCCTATCTCTCGGCTCGCGACAATGTGATGCTTCCGCTCACCGTTGCCGGCGCCGGCCGATCGGAGCGGGACCAACGAGTCGCCGAGGTGATGACGCTGGTCGGCATCGAGCACCGGAGCGACCATCGACCGGACCAGCTTTCCGGAGGTGAACAACAGCGGGTCGCAGTCGCCGTCGCCCTGGCCAACCGTCCACGCCTGCTTCTCGCCGACGAACCCACCGGCGAGTTGGACCTCGAGACGGCGGCCGATGTCGTCGAGGTACTGCGAACCTCGTGCCGCGAGTTGGGTGTCACCACGGTGATCGTCACCCACGACGAGACGGTTGCACGCGCTGGGAATCGGTCGATCACCATCCGCGACGGACGTGTGTCGAGCGAGCGGCGGGTGAACGAATGGACACGAACGTTCGAAGACGAGCGCATCGTGGTCGACCGGGCCGGGCGCCTCCAGCTACCGGAGCGCGATCTCGAACAAGCCGGGCTCGGACGGCTCGTGCGCGTCCAGCCGAGCGACGAGTGCATCACCATCGAGAGGGACGAGCCATGACCCGACTCGTGGAGGGGATCGGCCTCGTCCGCTCATACGTGACAGGCGCCGGCGAGCTGGCGGTGTTGCGCGGCGCCGACATCACGATCGATGCCGCCGAGACCGTGGTGCTCAGCGGAC
This window encodes:
- a CDS encoding FtsX-like permease family protein; the protein is MPTPAIRIALARMRADRALLSIVGALSLVATTLLTLGPMASSAITDAAVQRRLVDAPPSQGGVEITGQTSAGGIGQVVEQIHAATTIALDVTWLARSGAATYPNHLTTADETGVVTSLVSMAEPLDLLEFVEGRPPGAGEAALHQDAAAELGLRVGDLVVTSLTPDGLRLAGVFVAADRSDVHWWDSPQVRDGVVDGESFTTVGPVVVDSATLAAFSDQRDLAVSWRVLPVAESIGRADLGRLRQLPGVIEASIATHDSVTNRRVTSDLVGLLDGIDRSLSAASVVILALLAMSTALSIPALTIAGGLLVDARRVETALVTSRGASGRQVIGTALAEAALALLLVASLAMPLGIATLQVLDCSGISSDLDLRPSIDAWAVLALAIGTIASALIIVRPLFGRTDYTSARAAISRDNAMPFLRRTRLDLPLIVLAVLGLWRLRHASEARATSSIDPSIVLAPALALSGGALLAQRVVRLVSIAALAVTRRTSQLPAVMVARSIARQPTYVARSTLLIVLAVAIGAFALVYRSTWVTSQVDQANAEVGVDVLAEIDQRSGRVPDRLLVPLVEQVADVEAVRPAVLATARLGGIDADLLLTDMASLPDLLRSGDGGALGGLTSGVPRGLLLEGETLGVHLASETLAAVDDSPIEIGVTVADVDGLVYALPDIPVPSNFHGQVDLPLHESFDGSQEKVPYSGPLRLLGVTVDVPAGFATPDPRDDDISSLVSVEMTDWSLDGDPLAVEFAGGDFVFARRQFVEGPTVESDDIPNGARFVIAAGLSRGQGARTRLSLPLHAEDRVPPLPIVVTTELLDQSGLAVGDRVDVLVGSTHLPAVVMSATEAIPLRPQASLAAMADLGSATSLAFDTGEAALLPTHLLLASRADNADTLVDQLESGRLNSPDAISRWQRAEELRRDPGQVGIIVSLAIALVASIVAAGIGLVANAVSDRRRRLTDTAVLRALGTTQRMLRTMVVMEAVVVLGVAVALGLAIAVLLGWMLLPSLTVNVEGSVAIPAPTLVIPMDQLAILVAVTGIAAVAAPTLVFRSLRRTDLSALLRTGEGRR
- a CDS encoding ABC transporter permease translates to MTGWIGGVRFGRPGAPAVAAWLLTLISVAVLSAVPLRLAEGAMSVIEDRLDAAPIAETHLEVTTIVDLSKRSIEAPFAPDAAAPPFDVPSMFQHPTVTSSWLDLPRFVARQRNGEPLPFRLRLTLRVVDGFDQVARTIRVADAVAPSDSSAEIVDIAVTEATAHLMRVDLGDVLELTTDPDDPVARAYQGSVLATKVRVAALVELSPPEDPIWFGDDSLHEARQRDTNDGFEVDAAAAVALDDFFLTPSLRPVGGNGTLRQLRSMDAPAPTVSGADEWSLELARMASATPATPPIGTPSGSSRLAALLDDVARSRGQANRTVSATRALLAVLAVVAVVRLITHAVDDQRAALAVWRARGASRRRLTAGATAAGIAASVVAAALGVVVAVVVVGGAATFTRSTIVWPLLAGVGVGSLVGMVVRTVTSRPLGPELRRETVDGGAIQRGVDIVVSVVAVASIIVIVRAGERTETSIRVATIALSALVLTGGIVARRSVIFVARRRRGRSLSTDLAVRQLASGGSAAPLLADVTVVGIAALALSSALLAADRSVLVDRSWAVAVAPVRAAALPGGEIDLDSVRALTGAAIVAGEAQLSGPLSVDGADPLLTTVLSVDLDAAAVLSETDPAKPFGDQALGSLDDAGRIPVLVPPEGIGTGPIPAGAMLRGVATLDDLSMVVVGYHHARQADRPMVVADRSLVESALGRPLRVEAVSLPATVDVTDLAAVGGIASVTERSAIESVLTNDALRRSLVGGVQLVMTAASAITVAGVGFTALLVVHARRRQSALLAALGADRRTIDRTVFAELLVSLVAAVAVGLATSGVVLRLIGPAIVPDEVAGGRLSPTPSAVAAAVALLALGGAVAFTIRRIVPNRTSRTLRLEVT
- a CDS encoding endo alpha-1,4 polygalactosaminidase, translating into MRKLLTAAISLAFLGACSTSEDTTVDDPQGSAPVADRQTPLSVSSTWQWQLQGALDRSYEVDVYDIDLFDSGQSTIEALHADDRIVICYFSAGSFEDWRQDATDVASDAMGHPLDGFPDERWLDVRHSTVRTMVERRLDVAVEIGCDGVEPDNMDGYTNSTGFDLSGDDQLDFNRFVAVAAHDRGLLVGLKNDLDQIPELASEYDFAVNEQCHEFDECEVYEPFTVQGKPVFNAEYDQQYTEHPDEICERSLELGLRTLILPLDLDNSFRISCDD
- a CDS encoding ABC transporter ATP-binding protein gives rise to the protein MRISHHDDLGVASGATVECEGLVRLYSSSETEVVALQGLDLRIDAGEMVSIVGASGSGKSTLLNILAGLDRPTAGRVTVDGHDLLAMSESDRLDYRRRVVGFVWQQTARNLLPYLSARDNVMLPLTVAGAGRSERDQRVAEVMTLVGIEHRSDHRPDQLSGGEQQRVAVAVALANRPRLLLADEPTGELDLETAADVVEVLRTSCRELGVTTVIVTHDETVARAGNRSITIRDGRVSSERRVNEWTRTFEDERIVVDRAGRLQLPERDLEQAGLGRLVRVQPSDECITIERDEP
- a CDS encoding TetR/AcrR family transcriptional regulator, translating into MRAHIAGCALELFRSDGYAGVSMRRLAGSAGCTPMTLYKYFENKFEILQLIWADVFVELFDALDAVVAVETDPVARLDALAEGYVDFWLEHRDHYFLVFMSSGITQDDVSLFMGDASVISRFDLFARAVAEVLGVDADPDLLRVRSEVLICGLNGVAQALVTMSGYPWADTSSLVRGVTAGATAP
- a CDS encoding PspC domain-containing protein — its product is METTKTSANDTTTSTSAAPAPVRRLERTEGKFGGVAAGLGEHFDLDPTMIRLGLVAVTLLGGFPVVPVAYLAAWAIIPKQPSVAPPPPRYADLVTIDDSVGAPFGEEPTSSGGSTDASDTTAP